A segment of the Anthonomus grandis grandis chromosome 11, icAntGran1.3, whole genome shotgun sequence genome:
CCCTCTTAATTAGTCATATTATAAAGacaaatttatattctttttagcAACTAATGAGCTAGTCTTTATAAACTTCTATGCCGACTGGTGTAGATTTAGTAGCATGTTAATGCCCATTTTTGATGAAGCAGCAGTAGAAGTCAGCAAAGAGTTCCCGGAGGCTGGCAAAGTTGTTATGGGAAAAGTGGATTGTGATAGGGAAAGCTCTATAGCTTCAAGGTAAAATTTATCCatcatcaaattaatttaataagtaaaaaatgagTTACTATAGGTTCCACATAACTAAATACCCCACATTAAAACTTATACGTAATGGTCAGCCAATGAAAAAAGAATATAGGGGGCAAAGGTCTGCAGAAGCCTTTGCGAACTTTATCAAAAAACAAATGGAAGACCCTGTGCATGAGTTTAAACACTTAAGTGAGCTCAATAAACTTGAGTCTAATAAAAGGATCATTATCGGtaactttatatataaattgatTTGAGTGGAATATTAGTTTTAATGGTTTAAAGGTTATTTTGACCGAAGGGACCAGCCTGAGTACCAAATGTTCAGGAGGGTGGCCACTAACTTAAAAGATGATTGTCAGTTTCATGTTGGATTTGATGAGGCGTCCCGTGAAATGCACCCTCCGGGGACTCCAATTATCGTTTTTAGGCCCGATAAGGACAGATCTACTGATCAGGATGAAACTTATCCTGGAAGTTTGGCTAATTTTGATGAGCTGCATATATGGGCACAAGTAAGGAGTGTAGTCTTTAATTAGGCAATTAATATAGACATCATACGGTTGTTCTTAGGAAAAATGTGTTCCCCTTATAAGAGAAATAACTTTCGAGAATGCAGAGGAGCTTACCGAGGAAGGACTTCCATTTTTGATTTTGTTCCATGCAGAAAATGATAAGGACAGTATTAAAAAGTTCAACGATATTGTCAAGAGGGAATTGTTGTCTGAAAAACgtactttttattttccaaatattttcatattatttttaaaccatttttttagaaTCTATAAACTTCCTTACTGCCGACGGTCATAAATTCGCCCATCCCTTGCACCATTTGGGCAAAAGCGAGGATGATTTGCCATTGATAGCCATCGACAGTTTTAGGCACATGTATCTATTTCCTAAGTATGAGGAAATGGATGTTCCTGGTAAATTGAAGCAATTTCTACAGGATCTTTATTCAGGTAAGGTAGTAATTtgaattttgtcatttttataagagttttttggTCCATTATGGCCATATGTAATGTCTTTTTTACTAGGTAAACTGCATAGGGAGTTCCATTATGGTCCAGAAAGTGATACGGAGCAGCCAACGAAACCGCCAGAAAGCACTTTTAAAAAGTTGGCGCCCTCAAAGAACCGGTACACCCTCTTGCGGGACGAACTATAAATTAGTTCAGCTGTGATCTTAGTTGGTTATGTCTTaatttatatatgtttattagtGAAATTACAACCTTTAATGAAGTCAATTTTTGTGCTTTTAAAGCCTGTATTCGGGGAGAGgggttaaacttttaaaataagtcttCAGATATTTTAACAGTGATTTTAGTACTCGGATGTgcgtatttttgtttataatgtCAAGTTATACAAACTTTAAAGTAAACGCGCTGTTTTTATGCGATATTTGAACGAAATTTCCTTCTACATtgttttatgttgtttttcaaTAGTCCACGGTTTGTAAATATCGAgtttatttggatttttaaataaattggttcactttattttggtttttattatacatgccctaaatttagcaatttttttggGTCTATTTGAGGAATTTGATTCAggttgactgcctgtaagactCCTTTAAGTACTCATAAacttattccaagcagttaaaggTCATTTATGAACTTATTCCAGGATTCTTGGTCACTTTCACTACTTGTAAGGATCTACTAAGTACTCATAAACATAATTCAGGCAGTTAAGGATAATTTATGAATCTATTCCAGGAATCTGAGTTACCTTGATTGCCTGGAAGTACCGTCTAACTATTCTTAAGCCTCTTCCAGGCACCTAAAAATATTCTGAGGGTCTATTCGAGGAATTTGAACCAggttgactgcctgtaagagtccTTTAAGTACTCATAAACTTATCCCAGGCACTTAAG
Coding sequences within it:
- the LOC126742507 gene encoding endoplasmic reticulum resident protein 44, with product MTGLIYYKTQILAVFAVTWLFYNPTNSEAVQLTSKNFDTTLATNELVFINFYADWCRFSSMLMPIFDEAAVEVSKEFPEAGKVVMGKVDCDRESSIASRFHITKYPTLKLIRNGQPMKKEYRGQRSAEAFANFIKKQMEDPVHEFKHLSELNKLESNKRIIIGYFDRRDQPEYQMFRRVATNLKDDCQFHVGFDEASREMHPPGTPIIVFRPDKDRSTDQDETYPGSLANFDELHIWAQEKCVPLIREITFENAEELTEEGLPFLILFHAENDKDSIKKFNDIVKRELLSEKQSINFLTADGHKFAHPLHHLGKSEDDLPLIAIDSFRHMYLFPKYEEMDVPGKLKQFLQDLYSGKLHREFHYGPESDTEQPTKPPESTFKKLAPSKNRYTLLRDEL